A region of the bacterium genome:
ACGGCTGGGCGACGCGGATCGGCGCCGCGAAGACGATCGAGATGATCCGCCTCGTGCCGCCCGCGCTGCGCCTCCGCAACCTCGAGGAGGAGGAAGGGCCCGGCGACGATCCGCACTTCTGGACCGACCCGTTGGTCGTCAAGGCGACGCTCCGCCCGCTGGCCGAAGAGCTGGCCAAGCTCGACCCGCCCGGCGCCGCGACTTACCGCGCCAACGCGGTCCGCTTCGCCGCGCGCCTCGACGCGCTCGACCGCGAAATGGCGGCGATCCTCGCCCCGGTCCGCGGCCGCGCGCTGCTCCTCTTCCACCCCTCGCTCCAGCACCTCGCCAAGCGCTACGGCCTGCCGATCGCCGGCGTCGTCGAGCCCTCGCCGGGGAAGGAGCCGACGCCGCGCTACCTGCAGAAGGTCCTGCGGATCGTCAAGGAGAAGCAGGTGCGCGCCGTCTTCGGCGAGCCGCAGCTTCCGCGCCGCGCGGTGGACGTCGTCGCCGAGGCGGCGGGGATCAAGAGCGGCCTCGTCGATCCGATGGGCGGCGTGCCGGGGCGGACGACCTACGAGGAACTGATGCTTTGGAACGCCCGCGCGCTGGCCGAGGCGCTGCGGTGAGCGCCCCCTCCGTCGAGGTCCGCGGCCTCACCGTCCGCTTCGGCGATTTCGAGGCGCTGCGCGAGGTGTCGTTCGCGCTCCCCGAGGACGGGAAGCTGGTGATCCTCGGCCCCAACGGCTCCGGCAAGTCGACGCTGCTGCGCGTGCTGCTCGGGCTCGTGGCGCCGACGGCGGGCGAGGCGCGCCTCTTCGGCCTCGCGCCGGAGGAGTTCCCGGCGCAGCAGATCGGCTACGTCCCGCAGGTCAAGACGCTCGACCGCAGCTTCCCCGCGCGGGCCCTCGATCTCGTCGCCAACGGCATCTCCCGCTCTTGGCCGGGGTTCTTCGGCGGCGGGGAGAAGCGCGCGGCGGAGGAGGCGCTGGAGCGGGTCGGCGCGGCGCACCTCGCCCGGCGCCCGCTGGGCCGTCTCTCCGGCGGCGAACTGCAGCGGGTCTACCTCGCGCGCGGCCTCGTGCGCCGGCCGCGCCTGATCGTCCTCGACGAGCCGGCGAGCGGCATCGACGCCGTCGGCGAGGCCGACATGTACCGCCTGCTCGACGTCTACCACGCCGAGACCGGCGCGGCGGAAGTGATGGTCACGCACGACTGGGAGGTCGCCTTCCACCACGCCAGCCACGTGCTGATCCTCTCCGGCGCGCAGGTCGCCTACGGCGCCCCGGCCGCGGCGATGAGCGCCGACGCGATGCGGCGCGCCTTCGGCCACGTCGGCCACGATCACGCGATGCGCGCCCACGACGAGGTCCACCGCCATGATTGAGGCGCTCCAGCTTCCGTTCATGCAGCGCGCCTTGGTCGCCGGGCTTCTCGTCGGCTTCCTCGGCAGCTACTTCGGCGTCTTCGTCGTCCAGCGCGGCCTGAGCTTCCTCGGCAGCGGCCTCGCCCACGCCGCGTTCGGCGGCGTCGCGCTCGGCCTGCTGCTCCGCGCCGAGCCGCTCTACGTCGCCGTCCCGTTCACGGTCCTCGTCGCGCTCGGCGTCTCCTGGCTGCGCGACCGGACGACGCTCGCCGCCGACACCGCGGTCGGGATCCTCTTCTCCGTCGCCGTCGCCCTCGGCCTCGTCTTCCTCTCGCTGCGCCGCGAGTACACCGCCGACGCGATGAACTACCTCTTCGGCTCGATCCTCGCCGTCTCGGCGGCCGACCTCTGGATCACGGCGGCGGTCGCCGTCGCCGCGCTCGCCGCGTGGCCGCTCTGGGGGAGCTGGGCCTTCGCCACGTTCGACCGCGAGCTGGCCCTCGCCGACCGCCTCGCCGTGCGCCGCCACGACTACGCGCTCTCCGTGCTGATCGCGGTGACGGTCGTCGTCGCGGTGAAGGTCGTCGGGATCGTGCTGATCTCCGCCTTCCTCGTCATCCCCGCCGCCGCGGCGCGCCTCGTCGCGCGCTCCTTCGCGGCGATGACCGTGATCTCCGTGGCGATCGGGATCGCCTGCGGGCAGGCCGGAGTGTGGGCGTCGTACTACCTCGACCTGCCGACCGGCGCGACGATCATCCTCGTCCAGGCGGTCGTCTTCTTCGGCGCCCTGGCCCTCTCCCGCCGGCGCTGACCGCGCCACGGCGCCGCGGCGCCGTGCCCGCGGCGGAATGGCCGCAATCACCGTTTTCCGACCATTCCGAGCGCGTTCCGGCATGTCGCGCCGACGGTCGCGACGATTGTCTTGCCGCGGCCGCCGACTCCCCGT
Encoded here:
- a CDS encoding metal ABC transporter substrate-binding protein: MFVFAAAALAAAAPARAAAPRFAATCHPAAAVLRELAAGRAEVTTLLPAGASPHTYEPQPSDIKNVAGAKALFYVSSPLDGWATRIGAAKTIEMIRLVPPALRLRNLEEEEGPGDDPHFWTDPLVVKATLRPLAEELAKLDPPGAATYRANAVRFAARLDALDREMAAILAPVRGRALLLFHPSLQHLAKRYGLPIAGVVEPSPGKEPTPRYLQKVLRIVKEKQVRAVFGEPQLPRRAVDVVAEAAGIKSGLVDPMGGVPGRTTYEELMLWNARALAEALR
- a CDS encoding ABC transporter ATP-binding protein — translated: MSAPSVEVRGLTVRFGDFEALREVSFALPEDGKLVILGPNGSGKSTLLRVLLGLVAPTAGEARLFGLAPEEFPAQQIGYVPQVKTLDRSFPARALDLVANGISRSWPGFFGGGEKRAAEEALERVGAAHLARRPLGRLSGGELQRVYLARGLVRRPRLIVLDEPASGIDAVGEADMYRLLDVYHAETGAAEVMVTHDWEVAFHHASHVLILSGAQVAYGAPAAAMSADAMRRAFGHVGHDHAMRAHDEVHRHD
- a CDS encoding metal ABC transporter permease; translated protein: MIEALQLPFMQRALVAGLLVGFLGSYFGVFVVQRGLSFLGSGLAHAAFGGVALGLLLRAEPLYVAVPFTVLVALGVSWLRDRTTLAADTAVGILFSVAVALGLVFLSLRREYTADAMNYLFGSILAVSAADLWITAAVAVAALAAWPLWGSWAFATFDRELALADRLAVRRHDYALSVLIAVTVVVAVKVVGIVLISAFLVIPAAAARLVARSFAAMTVISVAIGIACGQAGVWASYYLDLPTGATIILVQAVVFFGALALSRRR